The Pseudomonas viciae genomic interval GTTTTCAGAAAGTAGACCGCAGTGGATATCCACCCTATATTTCATTTAGATTTGTAGTTGAGAGTGATGTGGTTATAGCGAAACTGAGGTTGGCAGTAGAGAACTATCTTGGGAAAGTTTCTTGGAGTTTGATTGAACATAAGAGAGATGGATTGTCAGGAAGAAACTGGACAATAAAGCCGCGCAGAGTCAGAGAGATTGGCGAGGAGGCTTTAAAGCTGGGGCTCGCCCCGGATGAGTATTTTGCTGAATATGAACCGAAGTTTGGGGTAACTGCTTACGACGATTTGGTAGGCCTAACAGAGCATATTCGACAAGTTTTTAGTGAGGGTGGATGATTTTAAATGTGTTTAGTTCTGAAAAAGGTGTAAACCTATTTCAGAAAAAGGGGGCCAGAAAAAGAGGGGAGAAAACGGGGGTAGACCACGTTTTCTGTGATGTGTTTTTACTGACTGAAACAGTAGGAAATAGAAAGAGGTGATGTCTTTTCTTGAGTTGACTAAGCTTTTGGCTCGACTTATATGAAAGGACTCTCCATATATGCCACGCAGAGCACGTGTCTTGATACCCGGCGTACCTTTGCATCTAATTCAACGAGGGAATAATCGATCGGCTTGTTTTTTCTCGGATGATGATTATCTTTTTCGGAAAAGGGGACAGATTTATTTTTTGATTCTTTGCTACGCTGAAAGCTTCCACGGAGGAGGAATCAAATATGCCCAGGATGGGACGTATTGTTATAGCGAATTACCCACACCATATCGTACAACGCGGTCATAACCGTCAGGTGGTGTTTGCTGTCGCTGAGGATTATCAACGCTACCTCACGGATCTGCGTGAGCTTAAGGATGCATTTGGCGTAAAGGTCTACGCCTATTGCCTGATGACCAATCATGTTCATCTGTTGCTGGCTCCTGGGGAGTCGGTCGCTGGGTTGGGGCAGTTGATGAAGGCTCTGGCGGCACGTGCGACGCGCTACCGCAATCGGTTGGAGGGGCGTTCAGGCACTTTATGGGAAAGCCGTTACAAATCCAGTGTGGTGCAGTCGGATTCTTACTTGCTTGCCTGTTGCCGTTACATCGAGCTGAATCCTGTACGGGCTCGTATGGTGGCTGATGCTGCGGATTACCCATGGTCGAGCTATCGAGCCCGGGTAGGTAATGTGCCAGACGGCCATTGGCTGGATGCTGATCCATGCTTTGTTGCTCTGGGTAATACAACTGCGGAGCGTTGTCGTCGGTATGAGACGTTCGTACGCCAAGCCGTTCCAACGGATGAGATCAGATTGATTCGCGATGCTTTGCAACGAGGTCAGTTAACGGGGACGAGCCGTTTTGTGGACAAGGTGGAGCGGATTGTTGGTGTACGAATAGAGCAACGAGGGCAGGGTAGGCCAAGGATTGATTTGGAAAAATAAATCTGTCCCCTTTTTCCGTCCCCTTTTTCCTGGCTGCCTAACGCTCAGCAATACGACCCGCAAAAATTTCCTTTGAAGGGGTTGGTCGAGACTGAAGCTGGTGTGTTGGAACAAAGTGCATCACGTAGAGACGTTGAACGATACAAAAATATTTTTTCAATAAATCAGTTCTTTTCAAAGTGGGAAGATGCGCCGGGTAGGCCAGTATTTAAGGTTGGTCTGTCGGAGGAGGATTATCGCCTTTGTCATATATTTGCCGAGCAGATCACCAGGTATTGGAGGAAGGCGTTATCGGATTGCTTTCCGGAGAAGGTGTTTCAGTTTGAAATTGCTGATGATCTTCTCGATGAATATGGGGTTTGTCTGACATTTTGGCAGTCGTAACTGTAACCTCCGAGCAAAAATTGGCGCAGAAGGGTCCAAAATAGGGACGGATTCTGAAGGGGCACAAGTTGTTTAGATAGTAAAGATGGTTTGTCTCTGCTTTTTTGCTGTTTTTCGAAACTGGCGTTGTGGCGTGTTTTTACTTATCGGTTTTCTAATGGGCGTTATTTAATGCAGTATTTAAAAATCTCGCTTCTCCTGACTTTTACGGCGCTACTGTCAGCCTGTAACACAACCCCTTACGACAAAGCCACCATCTACTACGACCGAACACAGTTCCCCACCCAACTCGTCAAAGACTATCCAGAGTTGACGAGCCCCATTCTTCAGCATGGTCGGTGTTCTTTGATCATCTCAACCCCCGATTCGAACACCGGTACCTACTATTTTTGCACTTATGCGCTAACCGTAAATGATCTGTATGTGCAGGGATGGGACGCCAAGGCTCTGAAATATGTCGAAATCGCTCACGTGAATCTATCTGCGCTTAGAACAGTCGCCCTGCATACCTTTTTTCGCACTAGCCAGCTCCAGTTAACCGAGGAACGGCGTCAGTTGGCGCTGAGCGCGTCAATTGATGAGGGTGGTTATATTGATTCGGCGGCCACGGAGCGTTTGTTCGAAGCGATTAAAAACAAAGGTGTATCGGTGGTGAAAAGCGAAGGCATGATCAATCCACCCGCACCGCCTTCGCCGATGATCATTCCAATAATTATTAAAAGATAGTGTCCTGAGAAAAAGGGGGGGCGGGGACAGACCACGTTATCTGTGCAGTTTTTTAGAAAGAAAATGTGGTCTGTCCCATAACGAGGTGTTTCATTCCCCGGACAGTTCGATCCTTCCCTTGGCGCTTGCGACTACTTCCATCGCTTTGTCGATATAGCTTGTATCGTCGGTTTCCCGGGCATCTCTCATGAGCTCCGCAATGGCCTCTGGTGTGCTGAGATATTCTGCGGGGTCAAATTCTGTAAAGGTCTCAATCATTTTGCTCTCCGCGTATGTGAAAAACGGGCGACCCAAAGGTCGCCCGTTTTCGTTATTCAGCAACTTGCGCTCGCAGCCGCCTCCCAATCACATCCAACACATCACATCCATCGCGAAGCGATATCGTCAGCAGCTTGCAAAAGTCCGAAAGTACCACCGTATCGGAGCTGATATCCGAGCGGAACGCGATGTTTTCCAGCACCTGGGTCACCGTGCGGATGCGGTAGTCGGCGGTTTCGAAGAGGACGTCCAGCGGAGCTTCGGTATCGATGAGCAACGTTGCGGGGACGCAGTCGATGCCAGTGATGGGCATGTAACGATTCATTTTGAAGATCTCTGTTTGATGGGCTGAAAGCCATCACTCAGTCGTCGCCAAACGATTGGGTGGTAGCTGTGCGCAGGTTGGCGAACCGGTTACAGAGAAAACCGGCAGATCCGAAGATCTCCCGCGCACAGCCGCCGTGGAATATAGCGGCTTTGCGGGTGCGTCGGTACCTGCAATCAGCCGGTAGCGTTCGCATTCTCTGTAATCGAGTCGCCAAACCCGAATCGCCTTTTTGGGCGACGAGGGACTATAGGGCGATCCGCTCTTGAGCTACAAGACACCGCTTTCCGAGCTTCATGTAGGACCTTTGGCCTGGCAGTTGTCGGCTTTGGTTCAGGCAAAGCAGGCGACTGCTGCGCAGTCGAGCGGGAGCAAGCTCCCTCGCCACAGGGATCGCGCTCGACTGGGCGGGTTGGCGCGTCAGCTGTGGCAGCAGCCGTGGGGCTTGGCCTCGTCGTATTTATCGTGATGCCGCACCCAGTCCATGATTTCGTCTTCGTTGCGGCCCTTGGGCGTCAGGTCGAGGTAGTTGTAGGTGCCGACCAATATGTCCAGGCCACGGGCGTAGGTGGAGTAGGTGTGGAAGATGTCGCCGGCTGCGTTGCGATAGAAGACGCTCAGGCCTGGGAGTTCGCCTTCGGTGGTGTCGGTTTTTTCGAAGTTGTAGGTGGCTTTTCCGGCGGCGACGTCTTCGGCATTGAGGGTGACGCCGAAGTCGGGGTTGAAGTCGCAGCCTTCTGAGGAGACCCAGTCGAACTTCCAGCCCATGCGGCGTTTGAACGGCTGGAATTCGGCGAACGGGGCGCGGGAGACGGCCACTACGGCCACGTCGTGGTGGGCCAGGTGTTGGTTGGCGCCGTCGATGTGGTCGGACAGGAACGAGCAGCCCTGGCAGCCTTCTGTCCACCCGGGGCCGAACATGAAGTGGTAGATGATCAGTTGGCTGCGGCCGCCGAACAGGTCGGCCAGGCTCAGTTCGCCGTGGGGGCCTTGGAAGCGGTAGGGTTTTTCGATTTTTACCCAGGGCAGGGCGCGGCGTTCGGCGCTGAGTTTGTCTCGTTCGCGGGTGAAGGCTTTTTCGTGGGCCAGGTGTTGGCGACGGGCTGCGAGCCATTCTTCCCGCGAGACGACTGGATGGTTCTCGACGTTCATGGTGATTTCTCCTGTGGCTGAGCTGTGAAATCGGCTTTCAACAGGTGGTCGTTTGGCCTTGGCGCAATTCGACAGGCCGTTGGTCGGTGCAAGGCATAGACCGCCCGGAAGCCCGGCTGAACGGCGGCGCAGCGCCTCGGTCACACCTT includes:
- a CDS encoding DNA-binding protein: MIETFTEFDPAEYLSTPEAIAELMRDARETDDTSYIDKAMEVVASAKGRIELSGE
- a CDS encoding transposase; the encoded protein is MPRMGRIVIANYPHHIVQRGHNRQVVFAVAEDYQRYLTDLRELKDAFGVKVYAYCLMTNHVHLLLAPGESVAGLGQLMKALAARATRYRNRLEGRSGTLWESRYKSSVVQSDSYLLACCRYIELNPVRARMVADAADYPWSSYRARVGNVPDGHWLDADPCFVALGNTTAERCRRYETFVRQAVPTDEIRLIRDALQRGQLTGTSRFVDKVERIVGVRIEQRGQGRPRIDLEK
- a CDS encoding DUF899 domain-containing protein, whose amino-acid sequence is MNVENHPVVSREEWLAARRQHLAHEKAFTRERDKLSAERRALPWVKIEKPYRFQGPHGELSLADLFGGRSQLIIYHFMFGPGWTEGCQGCSFLSDHIDGANQHLAHHDVAVVAVSRAPFAEFQPFKRRMGWKFDWVSSEGCDFNPDFGVTLNAEDVAAGKATYNFEKTDTTEGELPGLSVFYRNAAGDIFHTYSTYARGLDILVGTYNYLDLTPKGRNEDEIMDWVRHHDKYDEAKPHGCCHS